Sequence from the Kineosporia succinea genome:
CACCGCCATCTCGACCTGCTGGTGCGCGGTCTGAGCGCCCACCACCTCGGGGATCACGTTGATCCCGAAGGGCGCGGTGGTGGACGCGGCGGTCGCCTCCACCACCTCCGTCACCCGGGGCACGGAGAGCTTGTAGAGACCGAGCACACCCCCGGCCCCGGCGCTGGACACCGCCGCCGCCAGACGCGGACCGGCGACACCGCCCATGCCCGCCTGGATCAGGGGGATGCGCAGGCCGAGGACGCGGCACAGGGCGTTCACCGGAGGGCACTTCGCGACTCGGCGGCGGGCAGGTCGCCCGGGCGGAGCTCGGGCAGGAGCGGCTCCCCCGGCGCGGGCAGGTCGCCCGGGCGGAGCTCGGGCAGGAGCGGCTCCCCCGGCGCGGGCCGCTCGGATGCCTGCGCGTCATCATCGGTCGGTGGGGGCTCTGCCGCCGATTCCTCGTCGGCCGCACGCAGCACGGCGGTGCGGGCGGCCTCGAGGTCTCCCTCGAAGGTGGCCGTCAGCACGCCCACCCACCTCTCCAGGCCGAAGGCCACACACCCGGTGACGGCCGGCACTCCCCCGGCCGTGATGCGGCAGCGCTCACCGAAGAAGTTGCGGTGGTAGTTCATCGAGGCGATGGCGGTGCCGTCGAGCGAGACGTACTCCTCCTTGACCGGCTCGACCTTCTGGAAGAACGCACGCGACCCGCCGGCCTGGAAGAACGGGTCGGTGGCGGGCTGCCGCTCGGTCCGGACGCCGAGCTGCCGCAGGAACCGGGTGAGCCGCTCGTGGTGCCGGGTCAGGTGCGCCCGCACGACCTCGGTGGTGCCGACGCAGACGATCTCGCGCATGGTGAAACCCCAGAGGCGGCGCAGGCCGTCGTAACGCTCTTCGTTGCGGAAGCAGTGCGCGGCCGTGGTGACGTGACGCGGCCCGTCGAGCTCGGTGTCGCGCAGGTGCAGGTAGACGCTGTAGCAGGCCGCGGACGGCAGCAGGTACCCCGCGTCGGTGAGGTCGGCCGCCGGGAGGCTCCCGACGTGCTGCGCCGCGCTGTACGTCTCCAGTTTCTCGGGCCGGAGCCTCGAGGTGGCCACACCCAGGTGCGGGAAGTTCTGGAAGTAGTCGAGCGAGTGCAGGTCGGCCGCCGACAGCACCGGAGGGAAGGTCTGGTGCTCGGCCCCGGCCTCGAGACCCCAGCGCAGGAACGTGTCGTCGAGCGTTCGCAGCAGCGCGGTGGCCGGGCCGTCGAGAAAGGCGAGGCCCGCGGCCGGCCGGCCGCCGCCCGCATCCCCGCGCGCGTGCCCGTGCCCCCGGTCGCCGCCGCCCACATCTCCGCGCACGTTCCCGTCACCTCCGTCGCCGCCCCCCGCATCCCCGCGCACGTTCCCGTCACCTCCGTCGCCGCCCCCCGCATCCCCACGCACGTCCCCGGCACCCCTGTCACCGACCCCCGCATCCCCACGCACGTCCGTGTCGCCCCCGTCTCCCCCGCCGCCGGCCCCTACGGCCACGGTGTCTCCCGACGCGTCTTCAAGCCCTTCGGTGCCTCTCAGCTCGCCCCTCACCTCACCGCTCATGCCGGCTCGAAGACGCCGATGCGAGTGAAGAAGTCGTTGGTCTTGCGCAGGACCCTGGCGTGTTCGCGGGCCCGCGCGGGATCGGCCAGGAGCTGCTTGCGCAGCTCGAAACCACCGGGCAGCCCGGCGTCGCGGTAGACCGTGGGGTTGTAGAACGACTCCATGCAGGTGTCGATGTAACGGCGCAGGTAGGTGGCCAGCTCACGCTGCTCGTCGGGCGGGGTGCCCGTGAGTTTCATCTGATCCCAGAGCAGTTGGACGATGCGGCAGCCGAAGGCGATGTGGCGTGACTCGTCTTGATGATGGATGCGATTGATGTGGCGCACCGTGGGATGGAGGCGGGAGTCTTCGGCCATCTTCGCGTTGTAGTGGTCGACGATCTGCTCGAACACCAGGATGCGGGCGAAGACCAGGAAGTTCTCCCAGCCGGGCCGCTGCGTGCCGGTGAGCGGAAGGGTCTTGTCGGTGTAGATCTTGCCGCCGTACCTCGTGCAGAAGGTGGCGAAGAACCACATGTGCTCGTTCTCCTCACCGATGAAGTGGTGGAAGAAGTCGGAGGGGATCTCGAAACCCGGGCTGTGCACCCGCCGGGTGACCTCGATCAGCAGCTCACGGATGCCGTGCACGTTGAGGCTGTAGAAGTTGACGCTCTCGAACCGCGACAACCGCACCAGCGCCGCCTCGTCGAGCTCGTCGAACACCGCAGTGCCCCAGACCGACAGCAGCTCGGGCGTCATCCACAGCACGTCCGGCGGCAGCTCGTCGGGCCACTCGAACGTGACGTAGGGATTGTAGTAGTCGTCGCTGGCCTTGGCGCTGAGCCGGTCGAGCAGCTGACGGAACTCCACGGTGTCGAAGTCGGTCACCGACGGCATGCTTACCCCTTCGTGAGCGGACATCCAGTCATAATCCCGTGACAGCAAGGATTTTGGAGAACGGGTGCAGTGGGCGTGGGGTTTGCGTTCCGGCTGAAAACACCGGCCGATGCCTAGGATTCGTTATCCAGCACTGCCACGGGGAGGCTTCGTGCACAACCGGCAGAATATCCGCGATCTGATCTACTACGAAGTCAGCGACCATCTCATGACCCACGGCGAGGGGATCTACCTCTACGACGCGCACGGCCGCCAGTACATCGACTGCTCGTCCGGCACCTTCAATCTCAGCCTGGGCTACGGGCATCCGGAGGTGATGGCGGCAGTCCGCGAACAGACGGAGAAGCTCGTGCACGTCACCTCCAGTTTCCAGACCGAGCCGGTGAACGACCTGGTGCGCCGCCTGGTCGAGGTCTCGCCGGAATCGCTCACCCAGGTGCACCTCAAGGTCTCCGGCGGGGCCACGGCCAACGAGGGCGCGGTCAAGATGGCCCAGGCCGCCACCGGCCGCCGCGACGTGATCACGCTGTTCCGCAGCCATCACGGGCAGACCATGATGACCACGGCGATGTCCGGTGAGGCGTTCCGCCGCGAGCCGTTCCCGCTGCACTTCCCGGGCGTGGTGCACGTGCCGGATCCCTACTGCCACCGGTGTTTCTACCGGCAGCACCGGGAATCGTGCGGGCTGCTGTGCGTGGAGCGCATCGACGACTTCATCGACCACGCGAGCTCCGGCAGCGTGGCCTGCGTGGTGGTGGAACCGGTGTCCGGCAGCGGCGGCAACGTCGTCGCCCCCGACGGCTATCTGGCCGCGCTGCGCCGCCTGTGTGACGAGCGGGGCATCGTGCTGATCTTCGACGAGATCCAGACCGGGATCGGCCGCACCGGGCGGATGTTCGCGGCCGAGCACTTCGGGGTCGAGCCCGACGCCATCACCACCGCCAAGGGTCTCGGTGGATCGGGGATGCAGGTGGCCGCGATCCTCAGCAACGACGCGCTGGGCGGGCTGGACGGCTCCTTCCACTCGTTCACCTACGGCGCCAACGTGCTGGCCAGCGCGGCCGCGGCCACCACCCTCGAGGTGATCTCACGCCCGGGCTTTCTCGAGAACGTGCGCAAGACCGGAGCCCAGATCACGCAGCGGCTCGAAGGTCTCCAGGCGGCTCACGCGTGCATCAGTGACGTGCGCGGGCTGGGCCTGATGATCGGCATCGAGCTCGTCGACGCCGAGGGCCGGCCGAACCTGCCCCTGACGCAGCGGGTCGTGCGCCTGGGCCTCGAGAACGGGCTCCTGTTGCGCACTTCCCGCTACGGCCGGGGCAACGTGGTCAAGATCCGGCCGCCGCTGATCCTCACCTCGGAAGAGGCCGACCTGATCGGCGACC
This genomic interval carries:
- a CDS encoding aspartate aminotransferase family protein; the protein is MTHGEGIYLYDAHGRQYIDCSSGTFNLSLGYGHPEVMAAVREQTEKLVHVTSSFQTEPVNDLVRRLVEVSPESLTQVHLKVSGGATANEGAVKMAQAATGRRDVITLFRSHHGQTMMTTAMSGEAFRREPFPLHFPGVVHVPDPYCHRCFYRQHRESCGLLCVERIDDFIDHASSGSVACVVVEPVSGSGGNVVAPDGYLAALRRLCDERGIVLIFDEIQTGIGRTGRMFAAEHFGVEPDAITTAKGLGGSGMQVAAILSNDALGGLDGSFHSFTYGANVLASAAAATTLEVISRPGFLENVRKTGAQITQRLEGLQAAHACISDVRGLGLMIGIELVDAEGRPNLPLTQRVVRLGLENGLLLRTSRYGRGNVVKIRPPLILTSEEADLIGDRLETVFAQI
- a CDS encoding diiron oxygenase yields the protein MPSVTDFDTVEFRQLLDRLSAKASDDYYNPYVTFEWPDELPPDVLWMTPELLSVWGTAVFDELDEAALVRLSRFESVNFYSLNVHGIRELLIEVTRRVHSPGFEIPSDFFHHFIGEENEHMWFFATFCTRYGGKIYTDKTLPLTGTQRPGWENFLVFARILVFEQIVDHYNAKMAEDSRLHPTVRHINRIHHQDESRHIAFGCRIVQLLWDQMKLTGTPPDEQRELATYLRRYIDTCMESFYNPTVYRDAGLPGGFELRKQLLADPARAREHARVLRKTNDFFTRIGVFEPA